In one Solanum lycopersicum chromosome 11, SLM_r2.1 genomic region, the following are encoded:
- the LOC138339440 gene encoding uncharacterized protein — MDDFLQMAQAITTQAQAMMAQANQDVVLEINQYVCTMASRLKDFTSMNPPTLYGSKVEKDPQEFIDATYKILYDMGLTTTMKAELATYQLKDVVQTLYVKWRDNSHLRGGPVTWEIFKKDFLDRFFPKEKRESKVEEFINLHQGGMSVLDYFLKFTKLSKYAPSLVSNPRDEMSCFVIGISDDLKEECSLAMLHDNMNIFHLMVHAQQVEETRVKRKSRDTKRARSFEGGSSKGRLDIQDYPRFKNRTSNQVPSKFPNARYDRVSNPNSQKGIATTSQKGSELVESVARVDTSQKESVKLEIDRCEVQRDKREKDYDVIALYHPFKANVAADALCRMTMGNVSQVEEAKKELVNDVHRGDGVLRYHRRLCIPNIDGLQYRILEEDHGSRFSIHPVSTKMNHDLSEVFWWEGLKKDIVEFVAKSPNCQEVKAEHQKSGGLLQEIQVPTWMWEDINVDFVVGLPWTQNQYDSI; from the exons ATGGATGACtttctccaaatggcccaagccatcactactcaagctcaagccatgaTGGCCCAAGCTAATCAGGATGTTGTACTCGAGATAAACCAATATGTTTGCACCATGGCCTCCCGTTTGAAGGATTTCACAAgtatgaatccccctactttatATGGGTCCAAAGTTGAGAaagacccccaagagttcattgatgcaACCTACAAGATCCTCTATGACATGGGGTTGACTACTACTATGAAGGCCGAGTTagccacttatcaactcaaagatgttgTGCAAACTTTGTATGTTAAATGGAGAGATAATAGTCATTTAAGAGGTGGaccagtgacttgggagattttcaagaaggattttcttgataggttctttcctaagGAGAAGAGGGAATCTAAAGTggaggaattcatcaaccttcatcaaggaggtatgagcgTACTTGACTActttttgaaattcactaaattatcaaagtatgctccttctttggtttccaatcctagagatgaaatgagttgCTTTGTGATTGGCATATCGGATGACTTGAAAGAGGAATGTAGTTTggctatgctacatgataatatgaacatttttcatctcatggttcatgctcaacaggTGGAAGAGACAAGGGTTAAAAGGAAGAGTAGGGATACCAAGAGGGCAAGGTCTTTTGaaggtggttcttcaaagggaaGGCTTGACATCCAAGACTATCCTAGGTTCAAGAACAGGACCTCTAATCAGGTTCCTTCCAAATTCCCCAATGCCCGTTATGATAGGGTGTCAAACCCTAATTCTCAAAAGGGAATAGCTACTACCTCACAAAAAGGAAGCGAACTTGTGGAAAGCGTGGCAAGAGTGGACACTAG CCAGAAAGAAAGTGTGAAATTAGAGATAGATAGATGTGAAGTACAGAGAGATAAACGTGAAAAAG ATTACGACGTGATTGCCCTCTACCATCCCTTCAAGGCCAATGTGGCTGCGGATGCTCTAtgtcgtatgaccatgggtaatgTATCTCAGGTAGAGGAAGCAAAGAAAGAACTAGTGAATGATGTTCATAG gggggatGGAGTCTTGAGGTATCATAGAAGGTTGTGTATTCCCAATATAGATGGTTTGCAGTACCGGATTCTTGAGGAAGATCATGGGTCCCGTTTCTCCATTCATCCAGTTTCTACAAAGATGAACCATGACCTTAGcgaagtgttttggtgggaaggcTTGAAGAAGGATATAGtggaatttgttgcaaaatcTCCAAATTGCCAAGAAGTAAAAGCCGAACACCAAAAGTCAGGTGGTTTACtccaagaaatccaagttcctacttggatgtgggaagacatcaatgtGGATTTTGTTGTAGGTTTGCCTTGGACACAAAATCAATATGACTCCATAtag